The Mesotoga infera region TACCAGGAGATCATTCATGGTTCACCTCCAGATAGGGTACCAACCTCTTCTTTATCTCATCTATTCCATCTCTAATATTGCTCCCCTCATACATCTCGACCATCCTCGAGAGCTTCGGGGTTCCTATCCTTACTACCCTTGTGGGTGATCCTGTCAAGCCGATCTCCGATGGATCTATTCCAAGAGAATCGTTACCGATCCTCTCTACCGGGAAGTTTCTGGCGAGTTTCTTTCCGTTCAATGTCGGAAGTCTGGGTTCATTGACGTCCTTAGTCACCGAAACAAGTGAAGGCAGGGGAAGCTTCCACACTTCCTTTCCATCTTCCACTTCGCGTTCAATTGTTATGCCCGATCCATCTAGCTCAACTATTTTCGAAACATAAGTGGCGACGGGAATACCCAGCATCGAACCGGTTTCAGGTCCGACCTGGC contains the following coding sequences:
- a CDS encoding electron transfer flavoprotein subunit beta, which codes for QVGPETGSMLGIPVATYVSKIVELDGSGITIEREVEDGKEVWKLPLPSLVSVTKDVNEPRLPTLNGKKLARNFPVERIGNDSLGIDPSEIGLTGSPTRVVRIGTPKLSRMVEMYEGSNIRDGIDEIKKRLVPYLEVNHE